The Hevea brasiliensis isolate MT/VB/25A 57/8 chromosome 1, ASM3005281v1, whole genome shotgun sequence genome has a window encoding:
- the LOC110652612 gene encoding ent-kaurenoic acid oxidase 2: protein MEVGSIWMVLLCILGALVALKRILKRANGWLYEAKLGEIQYSLPPGDLGWPFIGNMWSFLRAFKSTDPDSFMRSFTTRYGRTGIYKAFMFGRPSVFVTTPETCKRVLIDDDAFKPGWPSSTMELIGKKSFIGISYEEHKRLRRLTASPVNGHEALSVYLHYIEENVISALEKWSNMGQIEFLTELRKVTFRIIMYIFLSSESEPVMEALEREYTALNYGVRAMAINLPGFAYHKALKARKNLVAALQSVVDERRNQRKGGISSKKKDMMDALMDVEDENGRKLSDEEIIDVLLMYLNAGHESSGHVTMWATIFLQEHPEFLQKAKDEQKEILKRRPLTQKGLTLKEVRDMEYLSKVIDETLRLVTFSLVVFREAKADVNLNGYVIPKGWKVLVWFRSVHLDPEVYPNPKEFNPSRWDNHTAKAGTFLPFGAGSRTCPGNDLAKLEISIFLHHFLLYYELERLNPGCSLMYLPHSRPKDNCLSRIKKTPCS, encoded by the exons ATGGAGGTGGGTTCCATTTGGATGGTCCTGCTATGCATATTAGGTGCTTTGGTTGCTCTGAAAAGGATTCTAAAGAGAGCTAATGGGTGGCTCTATGAAGCCAAACTGGGTGAAATACAGTATTCTCTGCCTCCAGGTGATCTGGGTTGGCCCTTCATTGGTAATATGTGGTCATTTCTCAGAGCTTTCAAGTCCACTGATCCTGATTCTTTTATGCGCTCTTTTACCACCAG ATATGGACGTACTGGAATCTACAAGGCCTTCATGTTTGGGAGGCCCAGTGTGTTTGTGACAACGCCTGAAACCTGCAAAAGAGTATTAATTGATGATGATGCATTTAAGCCTGGTTGGCCAAGCTCCACCATGGAGCTCATTGGAAAGAAATCCTTCATAGGTATTTCTTATGAAGAGCACAAGCGTCTCCGCCGGCTGACTGCATCTCCTGTCAATGGTCATGAGGCTCTGTCTGTCTATCTGCATTACATTGAAGAAAATGTGATATCTGCTTTGGAAAAATGGTCAAACATGGGACAAATTGAGTTCTTGACTGAACTCAGGAAAGTTACTTTCAGGATCATAATGTATATCTTCCTTAGCTCTGAAAGTGAGCCTGTCATGGAGGCTTTGGAGAGGGAATATACAGCACTTAACTATGGGGTCAGAGCCATGGCAATCAATCTTCCAGGATTTGCTTACCACAAAGCACTCAAG GCTCGCAAAAACCTTGTGGCTGCATTACAATCTGTAGTAGATGAGCGCAGAAATCAAAGGAAGGGTGGTATTTCATCAAAGAAGAAAGACATGATGGATGCTCTGATGGATGTTGAAGACGAAAATGGTAGAAAATTGAGTGATGAAGAAATAATTGATGTTCTGTTGATGTACTTGAATGCAGGCCACGAATCTTCTGGCCATGTCACAATGTGGGCTACTATTTTCCTTCAGGAGCACCCCGAATTTCTCCAAAAGGCTAAG GACGAGCAGAAGGAAATCTTAAAAAGGAGGCCACTAACACAAAAGGGATTGACACTTAAAGAAGTTCGAGACATGGAATACCTTTCTAAG GTGATTGATGAAACACTTCGTTTGGTAACATTCTCACTTGTGGTCTTCCGAGAGGCAAAAGCAGATGTTAATTTAAATG GATATGTCATTCCCAAAGGCTGGAAAGTTCTCGTCTGGTTCAGAAGTGTTCACTTGGATCCTGAAGTCTATCCAAATCCAAAGGAATTTAATCCTTCTCGATGGGAT AATCATACAGCCAAAGCAGGAACTTTCCTTCCCTTCGGAGCCGGAAGCAGGACGTGCCCTGGAAACGATCTAGCAAAGCTTGAAATCTCCATCTTTCTGCACCATTTTCTCCTTTATTATGA GCTCGAACGTCTCAATCCTGGATGTTCAttaatgtacttacctcattcaAGACCAAAAGACAACTGCTTGTCTAGAATTAAGAAAACTCCTTGCTCATGA